The stretch of DNA GAATGACGCCCAGTCACAGCTTTGGCTGGCGCACTTATACCGATTCCAGAACAATCCGGATCAAGCAGAAAAAGTTCTTAAAGCTATCTTGAGCCGCGCAGCAGACAATGAAGGGGCGCTCGAACAGCTCAGCCAGCTTTATTTGGATGAAGGCCGGCCACAGGATGCGGTTTCCGTGCTGCAGAACGCCGCGTCGGATTCTCAGGACCCGGCGATTTTCGATTTGTTGGGAAGCGCTTACACAAAGATGAACGATCTGGAAAAGGCGGAAGCCGCATACCAGCGCGCCGTGAAACTCGATCCGGATGAGCCGAGCCACCGGCATGGATTAGCGGATGCGCTGCTGGCGAATGACAAGTACCAAGAAGCGCTGGCGCAATTTCAGCGTCTGACTCAGCTCGAACCTGATTCTGCGCAGAATTACCTGCGTATGTCGCAAATTTATCGTCATCTGGATGAGCTCGACAAGGCAGAGAGCAGCCTGATGCAAGCGAAAAAATACGCACCGGATAATCTGGAGGTGCTGTACAACGAGGCGCTCCTCTACGAAGCGCAAGCGCGTTACAAAGACGCCATTGAAATTCTTTCCGATGCGATCGCCGGTGTGAAGGCACAGCAACAACAGGGTCAGCCGGCGCCAAATGCGCTGGGCATATTGTACGAACAGCTGGGGCTGGCTTACCAAGATTCCGGGGATTATGCGACGGCGGAGCGAACGTTCGAGGAGATGGAAAAACTCGGACCGGGAACGCAAAAGCGCGGAGAACTTCTGCTTATCGACAGCTATCGCGCCAGTGGAGACATTAAATCAGCCATCGCTGAGGCGGAAAAGGCCTCGACGGCCAATCCGGAGGACCAGAATCTCGCTGTTACTCACGCCATGCTGCTTGGCGATAACGGCCAGACGGACGATGCGATAAAAGTTCTTCGTGGCATGAGCCAGGGAAACGCAGCGAACCGCGATACGTATCTGGACCTCGCGCAAGTCGAGGAGCGCGGCAAGCGATATTCAGAAGCCCAGAAAGACGCCAATGCCGCTCTTTCCATGTCCCAGGCGCCTGCGGACAAGGAGTCGGTATGGTTCATGCTTGGAGCGATTTACGACGATGAAAAGCAATACGAACAAGCCGAGGATATGTTCCGCAAATCGCTGGCCGTGGACCCACACGATGCGATGGTTCTGAACTATTACGGTTACATGCTGGCGGATCGAGGCGTGCGGCTCGATGAAGCGATTTCGATGATTCGCAACGCCGTGGCGGAAGACCCGACGAATGGCGCCTATCTCGATAGCCTCGGCTGGGCTTATTACAAACAGGGGAATCTAACGGAGGCACAGCAATATCTACTGCAGGCGGTTTCTCATAGCGGAAACGATCCGACGGTGCTCGGGCATTTGGGCGAGGTTTATGCCAAGCTCGGGCAGAACGACCTTGCAGAGCAATCCTGGAAGAAAGCCCTCTTCTATTGGCAAAAGGCGCTGCCAGCTGATTATGCGCCCGATAAAGTTGCGGACCTGCAAGCAAAACTCAAAGACCTCAAGCGCCATGTCGCCGAAAAGTCCTCCGGCAATAGTGGCAATCCGTAATATCCTCTGCGGATGAAGAAATCCGTTCGACTGCCCGCGTTTGCGAAGATAAACCTGCGTCTGCACGTGCTGGACCGCAAGCCCGACGGTTACCATGAATTGCGCACGATCTTCCAGGCCGTCTCATTGCACGACACACTGGAGCTCCGGCTTTCCGCTTCGGGGGGAATTTCGCTCGAGATTGATAACTCGGATTTGACAGCGGATTCGACAAACCTGGTCTGGCGCGCCATTGATCTCCTGCGCCGCGAGCTCCGGCTAAAACAGGGAGTTCACGCGCGCCTCATAAAGCAAATTCCGGTGGCGCGAGGGCTCGGGGGCGGTTCGAGCGACGCAGCAGCGGCGCTTTTGGGCGTGCTGCGGCTGACGAGCGGTAAAGTGCCGCTTCCGCGATTGATCGAAATTGCGTCAAGCCTGGGAGCCGACGTGCCTTTTTTTCTTTTCGGCGGACGCGCGCTCGGCGTGAATCGAGGCGATGAGATCTATCCGTTACCGGATGGACCGCGGCAAACAGTGCTGGTCGTCTCACCGCACAACGTGAGCGTGAGCACGAAGGACGCCTACGCATGGGTAGATGAACGATTGACAAGAAGCGCCGCTGCCCCTAAAATATGGGGTTTCTGCGCTCTGTGCTGGAGTCGGCAGGGTAGCGGCATCGCGAATGATTTCGAGGATGCCGTTTTCCACCGTCACCCTCGTTTGAGTCAAATCAAGCGGGCTTTGCTCCGGGGAGGAGCTGCGGAAGCCGCGCTGGCGGGTAGCGGATCGGCGGTGTTTGGAGTTTTCCAATCCCCAGCGCAGGCGCGCCGAGCCGCGCGAGCTTTTCCGAAGGACGAGGTTTTTGTAACCAGAACCCTTTCGAAGGAAGAGTATCGCAGGGCTGTGCTCTAGAGGCAGTCGTCTAAGAGGAATCCTTTGACCGACGACAAATTCAAAATCTTCAGTGGAAGCGCGAATCCGGCGCTCTGCGAAGCGATTTGCCACTACCTGGGCGTGCCGCGCGGACATGCGGAACGCGGGCAGTTCAGCGACGGCGAGTCGCGATTCCAGATACTGGAAAATGTTCGCGGCGCGGACGTGTTTGTCGTGCAGGCCTGCTGCCATCCTGTGGATTTCCACTTGATGGAACTTTTGCTGATGATCGACGCGTTCAAGCGCGCGTCGGCGTGGCGCGTGACGGCAGTGATTCCTTACTACGCCTACGCGCGGCAGGATCGCAAGGACCGACCGCGCGTGCCGATTTCCGCGAAGCTGGTTGCGGACTTGCTTGAAACTGCCGGAGCGAGCCGTGCACTGACGCTCGACCTGCACGCACCGCAGATTCAGGGTTATTTCAACGTGCCTGTGGACCATTTGTTCGCCGCGCCGGTGCTTGTCGAGTATTTCCAGAAGAGCGGGATGCAGAAGCCCACGGTCGTCTCCCCGGACGCTGGCGGCGTGGAACG from Candidatus Acidiferrales bacterium encodes:
- a CDS encoding tetratricopeptide repeat protein: MKNNLIRAVLVAALSASGAAAQTASQGSTPQSAANSFPYTQTDQTKRAEAYSDFMLGHLAEQQFDESRKAELADQAIGYYQKALTLDSDPYITERLAEVYAAEQRTDDAIQEAKAALEKDPNNLAAHRLLARIYIRQLGDASSNDTQAATIAEAVTQLQAVQRLDPNDAQSQLWLAHLYRFQNNPDQAEKVLKAILSRAADNEGALEQLSQLYLDEGRPQDAVSVLQNAASDSQDPAIFDLLGSAYTKMNDLEKAEAAYQRAVKLDPDEPSHRHGLADALLANDKYQEALAQFQRLTQLEPDSAQNYLRMSQIYRHLDELDKAESSLMQAKKYAPDNLEVLYNEALLYEAQARYKDAIEILSDAIAGVKAQQQQGQPAPNALGILYEQLGLAYQDSGDYATAERTFEEMEKLGPGTQKRGELLLIDSYRASGDIKSAIAEAEKASTANPEDQNLAVTHAMLLGDNGQTDDAIKVLRGMSQGNAANRDTYLDLAQVEERGKRYSEAQKDANAALSMSQAPADKESVWFMLGAIYDDEKQYEQAEDMFRKSLAVDPHDAMVLNYYGYMLADRGVRLDEAISMIRNAVAEDPTNGAYLDSLGWAYYKQGNLTEAQQYLLQAVSHSGNDPTVLGHLGEVYAKLGQNDLAEQSWKKALFYWQKALPADYAPDKVADLQAKLKDLKRHVAEKSSGNSGNP
- the ispE gene encoding 4-(cytidine 5'-diphospho)-2-C-methyl-D-erythritol kinase produces the protein MKKSVRLPAFAKINLRLHVLDRKPDGYHELRTIFQAVSLHDTLELRLSASGGISLEIDNSDLTADSTNLVWRAIDLLRRELRLKQGVHARLIKQIPVARGLGGGSSDAAAALLGVLRLTSGKVPLPRLIEIASSLGADVPFFLFGGRALGVNRGDEIYPLPDGPRQTVLVVSPHNVSVSTKDAYAWVDERLTRSAAAPKIWGFCALCWSRQGSGIANDFEDAVFHRHPRLSQIKRALLRGGAAEAALAGSGSAVFGVFQSPAQARRAARAFPKDEVFVTRTLSKEEYRRAVL
- a CDS encoding ribose-phosphate pyrophosphokinase → MTDDKFKIFSGSANPALCEAICHYLGVPRGHAERGQFSDGESRFQILENVRGADVFVVQACCHPVDFHLMELLLMIDAFKRASAWRVTAVIPYYAYARQDRKDRPRVPISAKLVADLLETAGASRALTLDLHAPQIQGYFNVPVDHLFAAPVLVEYFQKSGMQKPTVVSPDAGGVERARFFAKKMDAPLAIVDKRRIDVNVSEVMHLIGDVKGRPALVIDDIIDTAGTLVKTAEALLKEGATDVYAGCTHPILSGPAVERICSSPIKEVIVTDSVPLSAEARKVPKIKVLSVAELLARGIRSIHEETSISELFI